In one window of Hyla sarda isolate aHylSar1 chromosome 1, aHylSar1.hap1, whole genome shotgun sequence DNA:
- the LOC130271057 gene encoding uncharacterized protein LOC130271057 isoform X2, with amino-acid sequence MFVFCPPALGSRSCDWCGKCQFSTGCSVAVVESAGKSVNPVALELSWNYNSQQSVWKCLETTSVLYKQWMVEELQDEIVEISTRVHKMADLVRHHVPSSLPED; translated from the exons ATGTTCGTGTTCTGTCCACCCGCCCTTGGCTCCCGTTCTTGTGACTGGTGTGGTAAATGTCAGTTTTCCACCGGCTGCTCCGTGGCTGTAGTAGAAAGCGCGGGAAAGTCTGTAAATCCTGTTGCGCTCGAGTTGTcctggaactacaactcccagcagtctgtGTGGAAATGTTTGGAA ACCACCTCTGTGCTTTACAAGCAGTGGATG GTTGAAGAACTGCAGGACGAGATTGTTGAAATAAGTACACGTGTACATAAGATGGCTGACTTAGTAAGGCACCACGTACCATCATCTCTTCCTGAAGACTGA
- the LOC130271057 gene encoding protein Mis18-alpha-like isoform X1 codes for MSVFHRLLRGCSRKRGKVCKSCCARVVLELQLPAVCVEMFGNHLCALQAVDGMAGPSRLTLDMFSVFMCKDCKTILAEGRDACECNDMMDVIACISATKEVEVEETMRYDLSPDLQGCVYSHLKCKGCAANVGMILTCAVSEVAHLRRLFCFFKNSILCYSTKTKQLLEGNQFDFNIVHCVIQVEELQDEIVEISTRVHKMADLVRHHVPSSLPED; via the exons ATGTCAGTTTTCCACCGGCTGCTCCGTGGCTGTAGTAGAAAGCGCGGGAAAGTCTGTAAATCCTGTTGCGCTCGAGTTGTcctggaactacaactcccagcagtctgtGTGGAAATGTTTGGAA ACCACCTCTGTGCTTTACAAGCAGTGGATG gAATGGCGGGTCCATCAAGATTGACGCTTGATATGTTTTCTGTTTTCATGTGCAAAGATTGTAAGACTATCTTGGCAGAAGGGCGCGATGCATGTGAATGTAATGATATGATGGATGTAATAGCATGCATATCGGCTACTAAAGAAGTAGAAGTGGAAGAAACAATGCGATATGATTTAAGTCCTGATCTGCAAGGCTGTGTATATAGTCACCTGAAATGCAAAGGTTGCGCAGCTAATGTTGGCATGATTCTGACTTGTGCAGTTTCAGAAGTCGCACACCTAAGAAGATTGTTTTGTTTCTTTAAAAATTCCATCCTGTGCTATTCCACGAAAACCAAACAATTGCTTGAAGGGAACCAGTTTGACTTTAATATTGTTCATTGTGTAATACAGGTTGAAGAACTGCAGGACGAGATTGTTGAAATAAGTACACGTGTACATAAGATGGCTGACTTAGTAAGGCACCACGTACCATCATCTCTTCCTGAAGACTGA